One window from the genome of Salvia miltiorrhiza cultivar Shanhuang (shh) chromosome 7, IMPLAD_Smil_shh, whole genome shotgun sequence encodes:
- the LOC130991760 gene encoding DNA mismatch repair protein MSH1, mitochondrial isoform X2: MPVVGISRSAKGYCIVSVLETMKTYSAEDNLTEEALVAKLRTCRCHHLFLHTSLRNNSSGTCRWGEFGEGGLLWGECNARQFEWFAGDPVNELIYKVKEIYGLEDDITFRNVTVAPENRPSSLYLGTATQIGAIPTEGIPCLLKVLLPSSCVGLPIMYIRDLLLNPPAYEIASKIQEACKLMSNITCSIPEFTCVPSAKLVKLLELRETNHIEFCKIKSVLDDTIQLYTNSELREILMLLMNPTSVATGLKVELETLVSECRSVSSRIGEIISLDSENYQKITSSTTVPNEFFEDMESSWKGRVKRIHLEEECAEVDEAAKALSIAIKEDFIPIISRIKATMAPLGGPKGEILYAREHEAVWFKGKRFAPIVCTDTQLEAKIKQLRPALDSKGKKVGEEWFTTIKVEDALTRYHEAGDRARRKVLQLLRELSAELQTKINVLVFASMLLVIAKALFGHVSEGRRRKWVFPTLTHQHKSEDAGMLHGAEGMKFIGLSPYWFDAAQGGAVRNTVDMKSLFLLTGPNGGGKSSLLRSICAAALLGICGLMIPAESAVIPHFDAIMLHMKSYDSPADGKSSFQVEMSEIRSIITRATSKSLVLIDEICRGTETAKGTCIAGGVIETLDALSCLGIVSTHLHGIFDLPLKTRNVVFKAMGAECVDNQTMPTWKLIDGVCRESLAFETARREGVPGELIERAKELYAAVYEPCAAPNIVDTSNKATNRPSHSRKEISSLVRSADTMSKEVEKAVIRICEERLMELYKKHHLLDQSPLRCVLIGAKEQPPPSTIGASSVYIMLRPDKKLYIGETDDLEGRIRTHRSKEGMQKASFLYMLVSGKSVACQMETLLINQLPTQGFHLTNLADGKHRNFGTTDVLGSEMMVR, from the exons ATGCCTGTAGTAG GGATATCTCGCTCGGCTAAGGGGTATTGTATAGTTTCGGTGCTTGAGACAATGAAGACTTATTCTGCTGAGGATAATCTGACAGAAGAAGCATTGGTTGCCAAACTTCGTACTTGTCGGTGCCATCATTTGTTCCTCCACACATCATTGAGGAACAATTCTTCAG GTACTTGTCGCTGGGGAGAATTTGGTGAAGGTGGACTTTTATGGGGAGAATGTAATGCTAGACAATTTGAATGGTTTGCTGGTGATCCAGTGAATGAGCTTATCTACAAG GTGAAAGAGATTTATGGCCTTGAAGATGATATCACATTCAGAAATGTTACGGTTGCCCCAGAAAATAGGCCAAGTTCTTTATACCTGGGGACAGCCACACAAATCG GTGCTATTCCAACTGAAGGAATTCCGTGTTTACTCAAAGTTCTACTTCCTTCAAGTTGTGTTGGCCTACCTATCAT GTATATCAGGGATCTACTTTTGAACCCTCCTGCCTATGAGATTGCATCAAAAATACAAG AAGCCTGTAAATTGATGAGCAACATAACCTGCTCCATTCCTGAATTCACATGTGTTCCCTCGGCGAAG CTCGTGAAGTTGCTTGAGTTGAGAGAGACCAATCATATCGAGTTCTGCAAGATAAAAAGTGTTCTTGATGATACAATACAACTGTATACAAATTCAGAGCTTAGAGAGATTCTAATGTTGTTGATGAATCCTACATCCGTAGCAACCGGACTCAAAGTTGAATTAGAGACGTTA GTGAGTGAATGTAGATCAGTTTCTTCTAGAATTGGTGAAATAATCTCATTAGACAGTGAAAACTACCAAAAGATAACCTCCTCTACCACAGTCCCGAATGAGTTTTTTGAAGATATGGAGTCTTCCTGGAAAGGTCGTGTCAAGAGGATCCATTTAGAAGAAGAATGTGCTGAAGTGGATGAAGCTGCTAAGGCCTTATCAATTGCT ATTAAAGAAGACTTCATCCCTATAATTTCGAGAATCAAAGCAACGATGGCTCCTCTTGGTGGACCAAAGGGAGAGATACTATATGCTCGTGAGCATGAAGCTGTCTGGTTCAAGGGAAAACGTTTTGCTCCAATTGTTTGCACTGATACCCAATTAGAAGCAAAAATCAAACAGCTCAGACCTGCCTTGGATTCCAAAGGCAAAAAAGTTGGTGAAGAGTGGTTTACCACAATAAAGGTGGAAGATGCGTTGACCAG GTATCATGAGGCTGGTGACAGGGCAAGAAGAAAAGTTTTACAACTTTTAAGAGAATTATCTGCTGAACTACAAACAAAGATCAATGTGCTAGTTTTTGCATCAATGTTGCTTGTCATTGCAAAAGCATTATTTGGCCATGTCAG TGAAGGAAGAAGGAGAAAATGGGTTTTCCCTACTCTCACTCATCAACACAAATCTGAG GATGCAGGAATGCTACATGGAGCTGAGGGGATGAAGTTCATTGGATTATCCCCTTATTGGTTTGATGCAGCTCAAGGTGGTGCTGTACGAAATACTGTTGATATGAAGTCATTGTTTCTATTAACAGGACCTAATGGGGGTGGGAAATCAAGTCTGTTAAGATCGATTTGTGCCGCTGCACTACTTGGAATATGTGGACTGATGATCCCAGCTGAGTCAGCTGTTATTCCTCACTTTGATGCCATTATGCTGCACATGAAATCCTACGACAGTCCGGCAGATGGAAAGAGCTCATTTCAG GTTGAGATGTCGGAGATTCGGTCTATTATTACTAGAGCTACTTCAAAGAGCCTGGTGCTTATTGATGAGATATGTCGAGGTACTGAAACAGCCAAGGGTACATGTATTGCCGGTGGTGTCATTGAAACTCTTGATGCACTTAGTTGTCTGGGTATTGTATCCACCCACCTTCACGGAATATTCGATCTACCACTGAAAACAAGAAATGTGGTGTTCAAAGCTATGGGAGCCGAATGTGTTGATAATCAAACCATGCCCACATGGAAATTAATCGATGGGGTCTGTAGAGAGAGTCTTGCATTTGAGACAGCTCGGAGAGAAGGAGTTCCTGGAGAATTAATCGAGAGAGCAAAGGAATTGTATGCTGCAGTTTATGAACCGTGCGCTGCTCCGAACATTGTTGATACATCGAACAAGGCAACGAATAGACCAAGTCATTCTAGAAAGGAAATTTCTTCATTGGTGAGATCTGCTGACACTATGAGTAAGGAAGTGGAGAAAGCTGTGATCCGCATATGTGAGGAAAGATTGATGGAGCTGTACAAGAAGCATCATCTCTTGGACCAGTCGCCGttgagatgtgtgttgattggtGCTAAGGAACAGCCGCCTCCGTCCACCATTGGTGCTTCGAGTGTTTATATCATGCTTAGACCTGACAAGAAACTCTACATCGGAGAG AC
- the LOC130991874 gene encoding uncharacterized protein LOC130991874, with translation MARTRIQSLQLFFQVSKLHFCKSCIKTQNASDIVQTFQVQMDKVAEEVDKVKKDFQDTFDQTLKHIDSIQEYGKTSRISKQSEIEEAEKKDSLPRLNGLAQDGLNMLQSLQFNLDLLAPQLPSADDVEKAQSLAQSWKKQIQSLRLSLRNANLQAKANMKKAAQQERELLLGGGEESTARRRNLQTKAGMTSAAESITESLRRTRQLMVQEVERSASTIMTFEESTGVLKKAESEYKGHRSLFSRTRGLLSTMQRQDVLDRVILIAGFLIFSLAVLYVVSKRIGVLKLQRQVIAAVKAGMAGPEEIAPVNVVPLHQNVVPDLNVPLEQPMHDEL, from the exons ATGGCCCGAACCCGAATACAATCTCTTCAGTTgttctttcaagtttcaaaacTACATTTTTGCAAATCTTGCATCAAAACTCAAAACGCCTCCGATATTGTTCAGACATTTCAAGTTCAGATGGATAAAGTAGCAGAAGAAGTGGATAAAGTCAAGAAAGATTTTCAAGATACATTTGATCAAACCCTAAAACACATCGACTCAATCCAAGAATACGGAAAAACATCGCGAATTTCGAAGCAAAGTGAAATTGAAGAAGCGGAGAAGAAAGATTCGCTGCCTAGATTAAACGGGTTAGCTCAAGATGGGCTGAACATGCTGCAATCGCTCCAGTTCAATCTCGATCTTCTCGCCCCGCAATTGCCCTCTGCTGATGATGTCGAAAAGGCACAATCTTTGGCTCAGTCATGGAAAAAACAAATCCAGAG TTTGCGACTGAGTTTAAGGAATGCAAATTTGCAAGCAAAGGCAAATATGAAGAAAGCTGCTCAACAAGAG AGAGAGCTCCTTTTAGGAGGTGGCGAAGAGTCTACAGCTCGAAGGCGCAATTTACA GACCAAAGCAGGAATGACTTCTGCTGCTGAGAGCATCACAGAGAGCCTTCGACGCACTCGCCAGCTCATGGTTCAG GAGGTTGAACGGAGTGCAAGCACTATCATGACTTTCG AGGAATCAACCGGGGTTTTGAAGAAAGCTGAGAGCGAATACAAGGGCCACCGATCGCTATTCTCACGCACCCGAGGCCTTCTCTCCACAATGCAGCGTCAGGATGTTCTCGACAG GGTGATCCTTATTGCCGGATTCCTCATCTTCTCGTTGGCTGTACTGTACGTCGTCTCGAAACGCATCGGTGTGCTGAAGCTGCAGAGGCAAGTGATTGCTGCTGTGAAAGCTGGGATGGCAGGGCCAGAAGAGATTGCACCTGTTAATGTTGTTCCACTTCATCAAAATGTGGTTCCTGACTTGAATGTTCCATTAGAACAACCTATGCACgatgaactttga
- the LOC130991917 gene encoding uncharacterized protein LOC130991917 isoform X2 encodes MEKLQQHQWSRAVKSRLSYKNATILVCLFNITTVLLLLHGFLYSPSPKSPISNKALYRHIKESEDIRRALIPHDLIKRVREIGEGVYVETEQMQQKDVKQTAAVDLISRLNNFRSYSDAGSNKALEEWRKRKMERARQRSLGKDGTASSQPY; translated from the exons atggagaaattgcAGCAACATCAATGGTCGAGAGCTGTGAAATCACGCTTATCTTACAAGAACGCGACGATACTTGTCTGCTTATTCAACATTACCACTGTTCTTCTCTTGCTACATGGCTTCTTGTATTCCCCTTCTCCGAAATCGCCTATCTCTAATAAAG CTTTATACAGGCATATAAAGGAATCTGAAGACATAAGACGCGCTTTGATTCCTCATGATCTCATAAAAAGA GTTAGAGAAATTGGAGAGGGTGTATATGTCGAAACAGAGCAGATGCAACAGAAAGATGTGAAGCAGACTGCGGCAGTGGACCTTATATCGAGATTGAATAATTTTCGTTCATATTCGGATGCAGGCAGCAACAAAG CCCTCGAGGAATGGCGCAAGCGGAAGATGGAGAGGGCGAGGCAACGTTCTTTGGGGAAGGATGGAACAGCCAGCTCCCAGCCCTATTGA
- the LOC130991917 gene encoding uncharacterized protein LOC130991917 isoform X1, whose amino-acid sequence MEKLQQHQWSRAVKSRLSYKNATILVCLFNITTVLLLLHGFLYSPSPKSPISNKALYRHIKESEDIRRALIPHDLIKRVRIIMVREIGEGVYVETEQMQQKDVKQTAAVDLISRLNNFRSYSDAGSNKALEEWRKRKMERARQRSLGKDGTASSQPY is encoded by the exons atggagaaattgcAGCAACATCAATGGTCGAGAGCTGTGAAATCACGCTTATCTTACAAGAACGCGACGATACTTGTCTGCTTATTCAACATTACCACTGTTCTTCTCTTGCTACATGGCTTCTTGTATTCCCCTTCTCCGAAATCGCCTATCTCTAATAAAG CTTTATACAGGCATATAAAGGAATCTGAAGACATAAGACGCGCTTTGATTCCTCATGATCTCATAAAAAGAGTGCGTATTATCATG GTTAGAGAAATTGGAGAGGGTGTATATGTCGAAACAGAGCAGATGCAACAGAAAGATGTGAAGCAGACTGCGGCAGTGGACCTTATATCGAGATTGAATAATTTTCGTTCATATTCGGATGCAGGCAGCAACAAAG CCCTCGAGGAATGGCGCAAGCGGAAGATGGAGAGGGCGAGGCAACGTTCTTTGGGGAAGGATGGAACAGCCAGCTCCCAGCCCTATTGA
- the LOC130991899 gene encoding (-)-5-epieremophilene synthase STPS3-like: MDVEGKFQESIKSHPKSMLSLYEASYLRTHGETILDDALAFTTATLKSMVPNLGSPLKKQVVHALVQPLHLGLPRVEVRSFISIYEEEDHKNETLLKFTKLDYNLLQMIHKEELRQVSRWWKELGLMSKYPYARDRLVECFFWAVGVYHEPQYSLARIMLTKTIAMTSVIDDTYDAHATIEELDVFTEAIFF; encoded by the exons ATGGATGTGGAAGGGAAATTCCAAGAGAGCATTAAGAGCCACCCAAAGAGCATGCTGAGTTTGTATGAAGCTTCATATCTGAGAACACACGGAGAAACCATATTAGACGACGCGCTTGCTTTTACTACGGCCACTCTGAAATCCATGGTGCCAAACCTCGGATCGCCCCTCAAGAAACAAGTTGTTCATGCCCTCGTGCAGCCCTTGCATTTGGGACTTCCTCGAGTTGAAGTGCGCAGTTTCATCTCCATCTATGAAGAGGAAGACCACAAAAATGAAACCTTACTCAAATTCACCAAATTAGACTATAACCTATTGCAAATGATACACAAAGAGGAGCTCCGGCAAGTCTCAAG GTGGTGGAAAGAATTAGGTCTTATGTCGAAATATCCTTACGCAAGAGATAGATTGGTGGAATGCTTCTTTTGGGCTGTGGGAGTGTATCATGAGCCACAATATTCTCTTGCTCGTATCATGCTTACTAAGACCATTGCTATGACATCTGTAATAGACGACACATATGATGCTCATGCCACAATCGAGGAACTCGATGTTTTCACAGAGGCGATATTTTTTTAA
- the LOC130991822 gene encoding glutamyl-tRNA(Gln) amidotransferase subunit B, chloroplastic/mitochondrial yields the protein MALTLFRGLQSNCCRLYPSVFDARKHVRYFRVRSSQGQTATQEKQQTQLKASPKYEEALKNYEAVIGIETHVQLSTLTKAFCSCPYNYGDQPNTSVCPVCMGLPGALPVLNSKVIESAVKVGLALNCKLSLSSKFDRKQYFYPDLPKGYQISQFDIPIAAGGYLDVDLPVEFGGGHRKFGVTRVHMEEDAGKLLHTGNGSFSQVDLNRAGVPLLEIVSEPDMRTGTEAAEYAAELQRLVRYLGVSNGNMQEGSLRCDVNISVRPHGQLELGTKVEIKNLNSFSSVSRAIDYEILRQAQLHSQGQADEIVQETRLWEEGAQKTVTMRKKEGLADYRYFPEPDLPGVNLSEEYISAIRDSLPELPETKRRRYENMGLTMQDVLFLTNDINVAAFFDATIATGADIKLAANWIMGDIAAYMKNEKLSINDIKLTPRELGELIASIKGGTISGKIGKEILFELVAKGGTVKGLIQEKDLVQIADPSEIEKIVDKVLENNPKQLEQYRGGKTKLQGFFAGQIMKETKGKANPALLNKILLEKLNSKP from the exons ATGGCATTGACATTATTCAGGGGCTTACAATCAAATTGCTGTCGGTTGTACCCTTCAGTTTTTGATGCTAGAAAGCATGTGAGATATTTCCGCGTGCGAAGCTCACAAGGACAAACTGCAACGCAAGAAAAGCAACAGACTCAATTGAAAGCTTCACCAAAATACGAAGAAGCTTTGAAAAACTACGAGGCGGTCATTGGAATCGAAACACATGTGCAGCTTTCCACCCTCACGAAAGCCTTCTGCAGCTGCCCTTATAACTATGGGGATCAACCAAACACTAGTGTGTGTCCTGTTTGCATGGGATTGCCTGGGGCCTTGCCGGTTCTCAACTCAAAGGTTATAGAGTCTGCAGTAAAAGTTGGTCTTGCACTCAACTGCAAACTCTCTCTTAGCTCAAAGTTCGATAGGAAGCAGTACTTTTATCCGGACCTTCCGAAAGGCTATCAGATATCGCAGTTTGACATCCCAATCGCGGCCGGTGGTTATCTTGATGTTGACCTCCCGGTTGAGTTCGGTGGCGGGCATAGAAAGTTTGGCGTAACTAGAGTTCATATGGAAGAAGATGCTGGGAAGCTGCTTCACACTGGAAATGGAAGCTTTTCT CAGGTTGACTTGAATAGAGCAGGCGTCCCGTTGCTTGAGATTGTCTCTGAACCAGATATGAGAACGGGTACTGAAGCAGCAGAGTATGCTGCAGAGCTACAGAGATTAGTTAGATATCTTGGAGTGAGTAATGGGAATATGCAGGAAGGATCTCTTCGTTGTGATGTCAATATCTCAGTTCGTCCACACGGGCAGCTGGAGTTAGGCACAAAG GTTGAGATAAAGAATTTGAACTCATTCTCATCAGTGAGTAGGGCCATCGATTATGAGATATTGAGGCAGGCGCAGCTTCACAGTCAAGGTCAGGCTGATGAGATCGTGCAGGAAACTCGTCTCTGGGAGGAAGGAGCTCAG AAAACAGTTACAATGAGAAAGAAGGAAGGTCTTGCAGATTATCGGTATTTCCCGGAGCCAGACCTTCCAGGAGTTAATCTCAGTGAGGAGTACATAAGTGCTATTCGTGATTCCCTACCCGAACTACCTGAAACTAAGCGTCGGAGATATGAGAACATGGGACTGACCATGCAGGATGTTCTTTTCCTCACGAATGATATAAAC GTGGCAGCCTTTTTTGATGCCACAATTGCAACAGGTGCTGATATTAAGCTAGCTGCAAATTGGATAATGGGTGATATTGCTGCGTATATGAAAAATGAGAAGTTGTCTATCAATGACATTAAGCTTACCCCTCGAGAATTGGGGGAACTCATAGCCTCGATTAAAGGTGGCACCATTAGCGGAAAGATAGGCAAAGAG ATTTTGTTCGAGCTAGTAGCCAAGGGTGGAACCGTTAAAGGACTTATTCAAGAAAAGGATTTGGTTCAG ATTGCTGACCCCTCTGAGATTGAGAAAATAGTGGACAAAGTCCTTGAAAACAACCCGAAACAGTTGGAGCAATACCGAGGGGGTAAAACTAAGCTACAAGGCTTTTTTGCTGGCCAG ATAATGAAAGAAACAAAGGGCAAGGCGAATCCTGCGCTTTTGAACAAGATTCTTCTTGAAAAGCTGAACTCAAAGCCTTGA
- the LOC130991760 gene encoding DNA mismatch repair protein MSH1, mitochondrial isoform X1: MPETHIPSSKTSCRFFCYSRLFSFFVAGKSAAALPQSHAAAAMYWLTARNAVVLVYRCRSLSFLLSPSIHRPFLPSGSPHHTGQHSRIFCFKERKLYTKTSKKLKQSKISLEDKDYAHIIWWKERLELCRKPSSVLLVKRLAFTNLLGVDSTLKNGSLKEGNLNCEMLQFKSKFPREVLLCRVGDFYEAIGIDACILVEYAGLNPFGGLRSDSIPRAGCPVVNLRQTLDDLTRHGFSVCIVEEVQGPTHARTRKSRFISGHAHPGSPYVFGLVEDNHDLDFPDPMPVVGISRSAKGYCIVSVLETMKTYSAEDNLTEEALVAKLRTCRCHHLFLHTSLRNNSSGTCRWGEFGEGGLLWGECNARQFEWFAGDPVNELIYKVKEIYGLEDDITFRNVTVAPENRPSSLYLGTATQIGAIPTEGIPCLLKVLLPSSCVGLPIMYIRDLLLNPPAYEIASKIQEACKLMSNITCSIPEFTCVPSAKLVKLLELRETNHIEFCKIKSVLDDTIQLYTNSELREILMLLMNPTSVATGLKVELETLVSECRSVSSRIGEIISLDSENYQKITSSTTVPNEFFEDMESSWKGRVKRIHLEEECAEVDEAAKALSIAIKEDFIPIISRIKATMAPLGGPKGEILYAREHEAVWFKGKRFAPIVCTDTQLEAKIKQLRPALDSKGKKVGEEWFTTIKVEDALTRYHEAGDRARRKVLQLLRELSAELQTKINVLVFASMLLVIAKALFGHVSEGRRRKWVFPTLTHQHKSEDAGMLHGAEGMKFIGLSPYWFDAAQGGAVRNTVDMKSLFLLTGPNGGGKSSLLRSICAAALLGICGLMIPAESAVIPHFDAIMLHMKSYDSPADGKSSFQVEMSEIRSIITRATSKSLVLIDEICRGTETAKGTCIAGGVIETLDALSCLGIVSTHLHGIFDLPLKTRNVVFKAMGAECVDNQTMPTWKLIDGVCRESLAFETARREGVPGELIERAKELYAAVYEPCAAPNIVDTSNKATNRPSHSRKEISSLVRSADTMSKEVEKAVIRICEERLMELYKKHHLLDQSPLRCVLIGAKEQPPPSTIGASSVYIMLRPDKKLYIGETDDLEGRIRTHRSKEGMQKASFLYMLVSGKSVACQMETLLINQLPTQGFHLTNLADGKHRNFGTTDVLGSEMMVR, translated from the exons ATGCCCGAAACCCACATTCCATCTTCCAAAACCAGCTGCAGATTTTTTTGTTATTCCAGGCTTTTCAGTTTCTTCGTGGCGGGAAAATCAGCTGCTGCTCTTCCACAATCCCACGCGGCTGCAGCCATGTACTGGCTTACAGCAAGAAACGCCGTCGTTCTCGTTTACCGCTGCCGCTCTCTATCCTTCCTTCTCAGCCCCTCTATCCACCGCCCTTTCCTCCCCTCCGGTTCTCCTCATCA TACTGGACAGCACAGTCGCATTTTTTGCTTCAAAGAGAGAAAGCTTTATACGAAAACTTCAAAGAAGCTTAAACAATCAAAAATTTCATTGGAAGATAAAGATTATGCTCATATTATCTGGTGGAAGGAG AGATTGGAATTGTGCAGAAAGCCTTCTTCTGTTCTACTGGTTAAGAGGCTAGCATTTACTAATTTATTGGGTGTTGATAGTACCTTAAAGAATGGAAG CCTCAAAGAAGGAAATCTTAATTGCGAAATGTTGCAATTCAAGTCAAAATTTCCGCGGGAAGTTTTACTATGCAGA GTCGGAGATTTTTATGAGGCTATTGGTATTGATGCTTGCATCTTAGTAGAATATGCTGGGTTGAATCCTTTTGGTGGTTTACGTTCAGACAGCATACCTAGGGCTGGTTGCCCCGTGGTG AATTTACGACAGACACTGGATGATCTGACCCGTCATGGTTTTTCTGTT tGCATAGTGGAGGAAGTTCAGGGTCCAACTCATGCTCGGACACGTAAAAGTCGCTTTATATCTGG GCATGCACACCCTGGCAGTCCTTATGTGTTTGGGCTTGTTGAAGACAATCACGATCTGGATTTTCCTGACCCAATGCCTGTAGTAG GGATATCTCGCTCGGCTAAGGGGTATTGTATAGTTTCGGTGCTTGAGACAATGAAGACTTATTCTGCTGAGGATAATCTGACAGAAGAAGCATTGGTTGCCAAACTTCGTACTTGTCGGTGCCATCATTTGTTCCTCCACACATCATTGAGGAACAATTCTTCAG GTACTTGTCGCTGGGGAGAATTTGGTGAAGGTGGACTTTTATGGGGAGAATGTAATGCTAGACAATTTGAATGGTTTGCTGGTGATCCAGTGAATGAGCTTATCTACAAG GTGAAAGAGATTTATGGCCTTGAAGATGATATCACATTCAGAAATGTTACGGTTGCCCCAGAAAATAGGCCAAGTTCTTTATACCTGGGGACAGCCACACAAATCG GTGCTATTCCAACTGAAGGAATTCCGTGTTTACTCAAAGTTCTACTTCCTTCAAGTTGTGTTGGCCTACCTATCAT GTATATCAGGGATCTACTTTTGAACCCTCCTGCCTATGAGATTGCATCAAAAATACAAG AAGCCTGTAAATTGATGAGCAACATAACCTGCTCCATTCCTGAATTCACATGTGTTCCCTCGGCGAAG CTCGTGAAGTTGCTTGAGTTGAGAGAGACCAATCATATCGAGTTCTGCAAGATAAAAAGTGTTCTTGATGATACAATACAACTGTATACAAATTCAGAGCTTAGAGAGATTCTAATGTTGTTGATGAATCCTACATCCGTAGCAACCGGACTCAAAGTTGAATTAGAGACGTTA GTGAGTGAATGTAGATCAGTTTCTTCTAGAATTGGTGAAATAATCTCATTAGACAGTGAAAACTACCAAAAGATAACCTCCTCTACCACAGTCCCGAATGAGTTTTTTGAAGATATGGAGTCTTCCTGGAAAGGTCGTGTCAAGAGGATCCATTTAGAAGAAGAATGTGCTGAAGTGGATGAAGCTGCTAAGGCCTTATCAATTGCT ATTAAAGAAGACTTCATCCCTATAATTTCGAGAATCAAAGCAACGATGGCTCCTCTTGGTGGACCAAAGGGAGAGATACTATATGCTCGTGAGCATGAAGCTGTCTGGTTCAAGGGAAAACGTTTTGCTCCAATTGTTTGCACTGATACCCAATTAGAAGCAAAAATCAAACAGCTCAGACCTGCCTTGGATTCCAAAGGCAAAAAAGTTGGTGAAGAGTGGTTTACCACAATAAAGGTGGAAGATGCGTTGACCAG GTATCATGAGGCTGGTGACAGGGCAAGAAGAAAAGTTTTACAACTTTTAAGAGAATTATCTGCTGAACTACAAACAAAGATCAATGTGCTAGTTTTTGCATCAATGTTGCTTGTCATTGCAAAAGCATTATTTGGCCATGTCAG TGAAGGAAGAAGGAGAAAATGGGTTTTCCCTACTCTCACTCATCAACACAAATCTGAG GATGCAGGAATGCTACATGGAGCTGAGGGGATGAAGTTCATTGGATTATCCCCTTATTGGTTTGATGCAGCTCAAGGTGGTGCTGTACGAAATACTGTTGATATGAAGTCATTGTTTCTATTAACAGGACCTAATGGGGGTGGGAAATCAAGTCTGTTAAGATCGATTTGTGCCGCTGCACTACTTGGAATATGTGGACTGATGATCCCAGCTGAGTCAGCTGTTATTCCTCACTTTGATGCCATTATGCTGCACATGAAATCCTACGACAGTCCGGCAGATGGAAAGAGCTCATTTCAG GTTGAGATGTCGGAGATTCGGTCTATTATTACTAGAGCTACTTCAAAGAGCCTGGTGCTTATTGATGAGATATGTCGAGGTACTGAAACAGCCAAGGGTACATGTATTGCCGGTGGTGTCATTGAAACTCTTGATGCACTTAGTTGTCTGGGTATTGTATCCACCCACCTTCACGGAATATTCGATCTACCACTGAAAACAAGAAATGTGGTGTTCAAAGCTATGGGAGCCGAATGTGTTGATAATCAAACCATGCCCACATGGAAATTAATCGATGGGGTCTGTAGAGAGAGTCTTGCATTTGAGACAGCTCGGAGAGAAGGAGTTCCTGGAGAATTAATCGAGAGAGCAAAGGAATTGTATGCTGCAGTTTATGAACCGTGCGCTGCTCCGAACATTGTTGATACATCGAACAAGGCAACGAATAGACCAAGTCATTCTAGAAAGGAAATTTCTTCATTGGTGAGATCTGCTGACACTATGAGTAAGGAAGTGGAGAAAGCTGTGATCCGCATATGTGAGGAAAGATTGATGGAGCTGTACAAGAAGCATCATCTCTTGGACCAGTCGCCGttgagatgtgtgttgattggtGCTAAGGAACAGCCGCCTCCGTCCACCATTGGTGCTTCGAGTGTTTATATCATGCTTAGACCTGACAAGAAACTCTACATCGGAGAG AC